In Streptomyces sp. NBC_00091, the following proteins share a genomic window:
- a CDS encoding DNA topoisomerase (ATP-hydrolyzing) subunit A — MARRSTKTPPPEDFEEKILDIDVVDEMQGSFLEYAYSVIYSRALPDARDGMKPVHRRIVYQMNEMGLRPDRGYVKCARVVGEVMGKLHPHGDASIYDALVRMAQPFSMRLPLVDGHGNFGSLGNDDPPAAMRYTECRMADATSLMTESIDEDTVDFTANYDGQEREPVALPAAYPNLLVNGASGIAVGMATNMAPHNLGEVIAAARHLIRYPEADLEALMRFVPGPDLPTGGRIVGLSGIKDAYENGRGTFKIRATVAVEDVTPRRKGLVVTELPFTVGPEKVIAKIKDLVGSKKLQGIADVKDLTDRSHGLRLVIEIKNGFHPEAVLEQLYKLTPMEESFGINNVALVDGQPLTLGLKELLEVYLDHRFEVVRRRSEFRRGKRRDRLHLVEGLLVALLDIDEVIRLIRDSDNSAQAKERLIERFSLSEIQTQYILDTPLRRLTRFDRIELESERDRLTGEIDELTGILESDSALRKLVSSELAAVAKKFATERRTVLLESAGTSVAAVPLEVADDPCRVLLSSTGLLARTANADPLPQEEGAGRAKHDVIVSQVAATARADVGAVTSYGRLLRLSVIDLPQLPDTHAAPNLAGGAPVAEFLSGLEADETVICLLSLDESSQGLALGTEQGVVKRVVPDYPANKDELEVITLKEGDRIVGAVELRTGEEDLVFITDDAQLLRYPAGQVRPQGRPAGGMAGIKLSENAKVIHFSAVDPARDAMVFTVAGSHGTLDDSVRSGKLTPFDQYPRKGRATGGVRCQRFLKGEDTLTLAWAGNAPVRAAAANGSPAALPDPDPRRDGSGTALPATVEVLAGAAL; from the coding sequence ATGGCCCGCCGCAGCACGAAGACCCCGCCGCCGGAGGATTTCGAGGAGAAGATCCTCGACATCGACGTCGTCGACGAAATGCAGGGCTCCTTCCTCGAGTACGCGTACTCGGTGATCTACTCCCGTGCCCTGCCCGACGCCCGGGACGGCATGAAGCCGGTGCACCGGCGCATCGTCTACCAGATGAACGAGATGGGCCTGCGGCCCGACCGCGGCTACGTCAAGTGCGCGCGCGTGGTCGGCGAGGTCATGGGCAAGCTGCACCCGCACGGCGACGCGTCGATCTACGACGCGCTCGTGCGCATGGCCCAGCCCTTCTCGATGCGGCTGCCGCTGGTCGACGGCCACGGCAACTTCGGCTCGCTCGGCAACGACGACCCGCCGGCCGCGATGCGTTACACCGAGTGCCGGATGGCCGACGCCACGTCGCTGATGACGGAGTCGATCGACGAGGACACCGTCGACTTCACCGCCAACTACGACGGCCAGGAGCGCGAGCCGGTCGCCCTGCCGGCGGCCTACCCGAACCTCCTGGTCAACGGCGCCTCCGGGATCGCCGTCGGCATGGCCACCAACATGGCCCCGCACAACCTGGGCGAGGTCATCGCGGCCGCCCGCCACCTGATCCGGTACCCGGAGGCGGACCTCGAGGCGCTGATGCGCTTCGTCCCGGGCCCCGACCTGCCCACCGGCGGACGGATCGTGGGGCTCTCGGGGATCAAGGACGCCTACGAGAACGGTCGCGGCACCTTCAAGATCCGCGCGACGGTGGCCGTGGAGGACGTCACGCCGCGCCGCAAGGGGCTGGTCGTCACCGAACTGCCCTTCACGGTGGGCCCCGAGAAGGTCATCGCGAAGATCAAGGACCTGGTCGGCTCCAAGAAGCTCCAGGGCATCGCCGACGTCAAGGACCTCACCGACCGCTCGCACGGCCTGCGCCTGGTCATCGAGATCAAGAACGGCTTCCACCCTGAGGCCGTGCTGGAGCAGCTGTACAAGCTGACGCCGATGGAGGAGTCCTTCGGCATCAACAACGTCGCGCTGGTCGACGGGCAGCCGCTGACGCTGGGCCTCAAGGAGCTGCTGGAGGTCTACCTGGACCACCGCTTCGAGGTCGTGCGCCGGCGCAGCGAGTTCCGCCGGGGCAAGCGGCGCGACCGGCTGCACCTGGTCGAGGGTCTGCTGGTGGCCCTGCTCGACATCGACGAGGTCATCCGCCTCATCCGCGACAGCGACAACTCCGCGCAGGCCAAGGAGCGCCTGATCGAGCGCTTCTCGCTGAGCGAGATCCAGACCCAGTACATCCTGGACACCCCGCTGCGCCGCCTGACCCGCTTCGACCGGATCGAGCTGGAGAGCGAGCGCGACCGGCTGACCGGCGAGATCGACGAGCTGACCGGGATCCTGGAGTCGGACTCGGCGCTGCGCAAGCTGGTCTCCTCGGAACTGGCCGCCGTGGCGAAGAAGTTCGCCACCGAGCGCCGCACGGTGCTGCTGGAGTCGGCGGGCACCTCGGTGGCCGCGGTCCCGCTGGAGGTCGCGGACGACCCGTGCCGGGTGCTGCTGTCCTCCACGGGCCTGCTGGCCCGCACGGCGAACGCCGATCCGCTCCCCCAGGAGGAGGGCGCCGGCCGCGCGAAGCACGACGTGATCGTCTCCCAGGTGGCCGCGACCGCCCGGGCCGATGTCGGCGCGGTCACCTCATACGGCCGCCTGCTGCGGCTCTCGGTGATCGACCTGCCGCAGCTGCCGGACACCCACGCCGCGCCGAACCTGGCCGGCGGCGCCCCGGTCGCGGAGTTCCTCTCCGGGCTGGAGGCCGACGAGACGGTGATCTGCCTGCTCTCGCTGGACGAGTCCTCCCAGGGCCTGGCCCTGGGCACCGAACAGGGCGTGGTCAAGCGGGTCGTGCCGGACTACCCGGCGAACAAGGACGAGCTGGAGGTCATCACCCTCAAGGAGGGCGACCGGATCGTCGGCGCGGTCGAGCTGCGCACGGGCGAGGAGGACCTGGTCTTCATCACCGACGACGCCCAGCTGCTGCGCTATCCGGCGGGCCAGGTGCGCCCCCAGGGCCGCCCGGCGGGTGGTATGGCGGGCATCAAGCTCTCGGAGAACGCCAAGGTGATCCACTTCTCGGCCGTGGACCCGGCCCGGGACGCCATGGTGTTCACCGTGGCGGGCTCGCACGGGACGCTCGACGACTCGGTGCGCTCCGGCAAGCTGACCCCCTTCGACCAGTACCCGCGCAAGGGCCGGGCCACCGGCGGTGTGCGCTGCCAGCGGTTCCTGAAGGGCGAGGACACCCTGACGCTGGCCTGGGCGGGGAACGCCCCGGTCCGCGCGGCCGCGGCGAACGGCTCTCCGGCCGCGCTGCCGGACCCGGACCCGCGCCGCGACGGCTCGGGGACCGCGCTGCCGGCCACCGTCGAGGTGCTGGCGGGCGCCGCGCTGTAG
- a CDS encoding M23 family metallopeptidase produces MAFGSRAAGSGKHRGSSRLSRKTAGYAGIAALATTGVVGTLAAPAFAADNSAAPSMEDTGQNAIVVADDLQDDIEVQAESQQRAAEAVAAQAQAEAEAKQRAAEAKRTAEAAEAKAKAERESAERAAREEARKRLNAFVAPIDGSYVSTQYGAGGGMWSSGSHTGIDFHAGTGTSVQAVGAGTVVEAGWGGAYGNNVVIKHNDGTYTQYGHLDSLSVSAGETVTPGQQIGLSGSTGNSSGPHLHFEARTGATYGSDINPLTYLRNHGVSI; encoded by the coding sequence ATGGCGTTTGGCAGTCGTGCCGCCGGTTCTGGTAAGCACCGCGGATCCAGCCGTCTGAGCCGCAAGACCGCCGGCTACGCCGGCATAGCCGCCCTCGCCACCACGGGCGTGGTCGGCACCCTGGCCGCTCCGGCCTTCGCGGCGGACAACAGCGCGGCCCCGTCCATGGAGGACACCGGCCAGAACGCGATCGTCGTCGCCGACGACCTCCAGGACGACATCGAGGTCCAGGCCGAGTCCCAGCAGCGCGCCGCAGAGGCCGTCGCCGCCCAGGCGCAGGCCGAGGCCGAGGCGAAGCAGCGGGCCGCAGAGGCCAAGCGCACCGCCGAGGCCGCCGAGGCCAAGGCCAAGGCCGAGCGGGAGTCCGCCGAGCGCGCCGCCCGCGAAGAGGCCCGCAAGCGCCTCAACGCCTTCGTGGCCCCCATCGACGGCTCGTACGTCAGCACCCAGTACGGCGCGGGCGGCGGCATGTGGTCCTCCGGCAGCCACACGGGCATCGACTTCCACGCCGGCACCGGCACCTCGGTCCAGGCGGTGGGCGCGGGTACGGTCGTCGAGGCCGGCTGGGGCGGCGCGTACGGCAACAACGTCGTCATCAAGCACAACGACGGTACGTACACCCAGTACGGGCACCTGGACTCGCTGAGCGTCTCCGCCGGCGAAACGGTTACCCCGGGCCAGCAGATCGGCCTGTCGGGCTCCACGGGCAACTCCAGCGGCCCGCACCTGCACTTCGAGGCCCGCACCGGTGCCACGTACGGCTCGGACATCAACCCGCTGACGTACCTGCGCAACCACGGCGTCAGCATCTGA
- a CDS encoding GntR family transcriptional regulator codes for MRIPAHAVCTAIRDDIVSGFFGPGGRLTEEVLARRYGVSRVPVREALRTLESEGFVTTRRHAGACVAEPTEQEAADLLELRMLLEPLAASRAARRRSDAHLKVLRGLVRLGRERARRAQGEDLRALGGWFHETLAQASGSPGLIALLTQTRHKIAWMYVVEAPAQPVESWAEHGAIVDAVARGDAERARTLTALHAQRAAEAHRLRVRSSQPAVNTASAPH; via the coding sequence TTGCGTATTCCCGCGCACGCGGTGTGCACAGCGATCCGCGACGATATCGTCTCCGGATTCTTCGGGCCGGGCGGCCGGCTGACCGAGGAGGTGCTCGCCCGCCGCTACGGCGTCTCGCGCGTCCCCGTCCGCGAGGCGCTGCGCACCCTGGAGTCCGAGGGCTTCGTCACCACCCGGCGGCACGCGGGCGCCTGCGTCGCCGAGCCGACCGAGCAGGAGGCCGCCGACCTGCTGGAGCTGCGCATGCTGCTGGAGCCGCTCGCCGCCTCCCGGGCCGCCCGCCGGCGCAGCGACGCCCACCTGAAGGTGCTGCGCGGGCTGGTCAGGCTGGGCCGGGAACGGGCCAGGCGGGCGCAGGGCGAGGATCTGCGGGCCCTGGGGGGCTGGTTCCACGAGACGCTGGCCCAGGCCTCGGGCAGCCCGGGTCTGATCGCCCTGCTGACCCAGACCCGGCACAAGATCGCCTGGATGTACGTGGTCGAGGCCCCGGCGCAGCCCGTGGAGTCCTGGGCGGAGCACGGGGCGATCGTGGACGCGGTGGCGCGGGGGGACGCGGAGCGGGCCAGGACCCTGACGGCGCTGCACGCGCAGCGGGCGGCCGAGGCGCACCGGCTCAGGGTGAGGAGTTCGCAACCTGCCGTAAACACGGCGAGCGCTCCGCATTAA
- a CDS encoding HPr family phosphocarrier protein, with translation MAERRVNVGWAEGLHARPASIFVRATTASGVPVTIAKAGGDPVNAASMLAVLGLGAQGGEEIVLTSEADGAEAALDRLAKLVAEGLEELPETV, from the coding sequence ATGGCAGAGCGCCGCGTCAACGTCGGCTGGGCCGAGGGCCTGCACGCTCGTCCCGCCTCGATCTTCGTCCGCGCGACGACCGCTTCCGGCGTCCCGGTGACCATCGCGAAGGCCGGCGGCGACCCCGTCAACGCCGCCTCGATGCTGGCGGTCCTGGGCCTGGGCGCCCAGGGCGGCGAGGAGATCGTCCTGACCTCCGAGGCCGATGGTGCGGAGGCCGCGCTGGACCGCCTCGCGAAGCTGGTCGCCGAGGGTCTCGAGGAGCTCCCCGAGACCGTCTGA
- a CDS encoding pitrilysin family protein — MGHTATAQAGSGGLTATEHRLANGLRVVLSEDHLTPVAAVCLWYDVGSRHEVKGRTGLAHLFEHLMFQGSASVPGNGHFELVQGAGGSLNGTTSFERTNYFETMPAHQLELALWLEADRMGSLLAALDDESMENQRDVVKNERRQRYDNVPYGTAFEKLTALAYPEGHPYHHTPIGSMADLDAASLEDARNFFRTYYAPNNAVLSVVGDIDPERTLAWVEKYFGTIPAHDGKQPPREGTLPEVMGGQLREEIVEEVPARALMAAYRLPHDGTRDCDAADVALTVLGGGESSRLHNRLVRRDQTAVAAGFGLLRLAGAPSLGWLDVKTSSGVEVPDIEAAVDEELARFAAEGPTAEEMERAQAQLEREWLDRLSTVAGRADELCRFAVLFGDPQLALSAVQRVLDVTAEEVQAVAAARLRPDNRAVLVYEPLAGSETGGADQTDESDENEGAEQ; from the coding sequence ATGGGTCACACGGCCACAGCTCAGGCCGGCTCCGGCGGCCTGACAGCGACCGAGCACCGGCTGGCCAACGGCCTGCGCGTGGTGCTGTCCGAGGACCACCTCACCCCGGTCGCCGCCGTCTGCCTCTGGTACGACGTCGGCTCGCGCCACGAAGTCAAGGGGCGGACCGGTCTGGCTCACCTCTTCGAGCACCTGATGTTCCAGGGTTCGGCGAGCGTACCGGGCAACGGGCACTTCGAGCTCGTCCAGGGCGCCGGCGGCTCCCTGAACGGCACCACCAGCTTCGAGCGCACCAACTACTTCGAGACGATGCCGGCCCACCAGCTGGAACTCGCCCTGTGGCTGGAGGCGGACCGCATGGGCTCGCTGCTGGCCGCCCTGGACGACGAGTCCATGGAGAACCAGCGCGACGTCGTCAAGAACGAGCGCCGCCAGCGCTACGACAACGTTCCGTACGGCACCGCCTTCGAGAAGCTGACCGCCCTCGCCTACCCGGAGGGCCACCCGTACCACCACACCCCGATCGGCTCGATGGCCGACCTGGACGCCGCCTCCCTCGAGGACGCGCGCAACTTCTTCCGTACGTACTACGCGCCCAACAACGCCGTGCTGTCGGTCGTGGGCGACATCGACCCCGAGCGCACCCTCGCCTGGGTCGAGAAGTACTTCGGCACCATCCCGGCCCACGACGGCAAGCAGCCGCCGCGGGAAGGCACGCTCCCCGAGGTCATGGGCGGGCAGCTGCGCGAGGAGATCGTCGAGGAGGTCCCGGCCCGCGCGCTGATGGCCGCCTACCGCCTGCCGCATGACGGCACCCGCGACTGCGACGCCGCCGACGTGGCGCTGACCGTGCTGGGCGGCGGCGAGTCCTCCCGCCTGCACAACCGCCTGGTACGCCGCGACCAGACGGCCGTGGCGGCCGGCTTCGGCCTGCTGCGCCTGGCCGGCGCGCCCTCGCTGGGCTGGCTGGACGTCAAGACCTCCAGCGGCGTCGAGGTGCCCGACATCGAGGCGGCCGTGGACGAGGAGCTCGCGCGGTTCGCCGCCGAGGGCCCGACGGCCGAGGAGATGGAGCGCGCGCAGGCGCAGCTGGAGCGCGAGTGGCTGGACCGGCTGAGCACGGTGGCCGGCCGCGCCGACGAACTGTGCCGCTTCGCGGTGCTGTTCGGCGACCCGCAGCTGGCGCTGAGCGCCGTCCAGCGGGTCCTGGACGTCACCGCCGAGGAGGTGCAGGCCGTGGCCGCCGCCCGGCTGCGCCCCGACAACCGCGCGGTGCTGGTCTACGAGCCGCTGGCCGGCTCCGAGACCGGCGGAGCCGACCAGACCGACGAGAGCGACGAGAACGAGGGGGCGGAGCAGTGA
- a CDS encoding pitrilysin family protein: protein MTFHPRPQAGEAKPWAFPAPERGTLSNGLTLLRCHRPGQQVVAVEVNLAAPLDAEPAGLDGVATIMARALSEGTDKHSAEEFAAELERCGATLDAHADHPGLRVSLEVPASRLAKALGLLAEALSAPAFADSEVDRLVRNRLDEIPHELANPQRRAAKELSKELFPATLRMSRPRQGTEETVARIDSTAVRAFYEAHVRPSTATAVVVGDLTGIDLDAVLADTLGTWTGDTAAPRPVPPVTADDTGRVVIVDRPGAVQTQLLIGRIGPDRHDIVWAPQVLGTYCLGGTLTSRLDKVLREEKGYTYGVRAFGQVLRSTADGKGASMLAISGSVDTPNTGPALEDLWRVLRTLAEGGLTDAERDVAVQNLVGVAPLKFETAASVAGTLADQVEQELPDDYQARLYARLAETGTAEATSAVVSAFPVDRLVTILVGDAAQIEEPVLALGIGEVTVVSN from the coding sequence ATGACCTTCCACCCGCGGCCGCAGGCGGGCGAGGCCAAGCCCTGGGCCTTCCCGGCCCCCGAGCGGGGCACCCTGTCCAACGGCCTGACCCTGCTGCGCTGCCACCGTCCGGGCCAGCAGGTCGTGGCGGTCGAGGTCAACCTCGCGGCCCCGCTGGACGCCGAGCCCGCAGGCCTCGACGGAGTGGCCACGATCATGGCCCGCGCGCTGTCGGAGGGCACCGACAAGCACTCCGCCGAGGAGTTCGCGGCCGAGCTGGAGCGCTGCGGCGCCACGCTGGACGCCCACGCCGACCACCCCGGCCTGCGGGTCTCCCTGGAGGTTCCGGCCTCCCGCCTGGCCAAGGCGCTCGGCCTGCTCGCCGAGGCGCTGAGCGCGCCGGCCTTCGCCGACAGCGAGGTCGACCGCCTGGTGCGCAACCGGCTCGACGAGATCCCGCACGAGCTGGCCAACCCGCAGCGCCGCGCCGCCAAGGAGCTCTCCAAGGAGCTGTTCCCGGCGACGCTGCGCATGTCCCGCCCGCGCCAGGGCACCGAGGAGACGGTCGCCCGGATCGACTCCACGGCCGTACGCGCCTTCTACGAGGCCCACGTGCGCCCCTCCACCGCCACCGCGGTGGTGGTCGGCGACCTGACCGGCATCGACCTGGACGCCGTGCTGGCGGACACCCTGGGCACCTGGACCGGCGACACCGCCGCGCCCCGCCCGGTCCCGCCGGTGACGGCCGACGACACGGGCCGCGTGGTCATCGTGGACCGGCCCGGCGCCGTCCAGACGCAGCTGCTGATCGGCCGGATCGGGCCGGACCGGCACGACATCGTCTGGGCCCCGCAGGTGCTCGGCACCTACTGCCTCGGCGGCACCCTCACCTCGCGCCTGGACAAGGTGCTGCGCGAGGAGAAGGGCTACACCTACGGCGTGCGCGCCTTCGGCCAGGTGCTGCGCTCGACCGCCGACGGCAAGGGCGCCTCGATGCTCGCCATCAGCGGCTCCGTCGACACCCCCAACACCGGTCCCGCGCTGGAGGACCTGTGGAGGGTGCTGCGCACCCTCGCGGAGGGCGGTCTGACCGACGCCGAGCGCGATGTGGCGGTGCAGAACCTGGTGGGCGTGGCCCCGCTGAAGTTCGAGACGGCCGCCTCCGTCGCCGGCACGCTCGCCGACCAGGTGGAGCAGGAGCTGCCGGACGACTACCAGGCGCGGCTGTACGCGCGGCTGGCCGAGACCGGTACGGCGGAGGCCACTTCGGCGGTGGTGAGCGCCTTCCCGGTGGACCGTCTGGTCACCATCCTGGTGGGCGACGCGGCGCAGATCGAGGAGCCCGTCCTGGCGCTCGGGATCGGTGAGGTCACCGTCGTCTCCAACTGA